Genomic segment of Ostrinia nubilalis chromosome 10, ilOstNubi1.1, whole genome shotgun sequence:
CTTCTTCAGTTACATCATCAGCATAAGACATTAAGTTATCAAACTTTTCTTTCTCTTCTTTCATTACGACTAATATAGTTTCATCATTAATTTCGTTGATCAATTCATTTGTGACTTCTGATGATTCCTTTTCCACTCTTTCTTTAAATTTGCGTTCTTCCTCTAATCTCTTCAATTCAGCTTTCTTTTCCTCTTCAATCTTTCTTCGAAGTTCTTCTTGCTTCCTCCGTTCTTCTTCCTTTCTGCGTTTCTCTTCGAGCTGTCTCTGTTCTTCTTGTTTCCGTCGCATTTCTTCTTTACGCCTCTCTTCCTCTTTCCGCCTCTCCTCCTCTTTTCgcctttcttcttcttttcgccTTACTTCCTCTTGCCGTTTAATTGCTTCAATTCTCTCCTCTTCTTGTTTTCTGAGTTGTTCTTGAATCATCATTTCGGCCTCTTTTAATCTCTTATCGTTTTCTATTTGCTGTTGGTCACCTTGACCTTCATCTTCTTTAAAATCATAAACCGAGCTTTGTTCATTTGCATTTGCAACTGATTGAAATATATTCGCTGCCACTGATGGGCCTTTATTTTTGGTTGGAAATATAGAATAAAGCTTGCTATCTGTTGTACCATTTTGGGGATTTAATGCACTCTTGAATAAACTGCCTGGCGACAATTTGTTATTGGGCACATCACCGTTAGTTGAGAATAAAGATTTTTTCATGCCAAAACCATCTGcactggaaaaaatatttttgtcggCAGCCATGAACGTGTTAGATTTGACGAcacttttgaaaatattttttggatcATTTTCAGACTCTTTATTTGCAAACGGTTTTCCGAATATACTAGCATTGTTGGATTCCACCGTGCTGTCTGGTTGGTCAAATGGAATGCTGTCTTTTGCTTTGGCAAAAATGCTTTCTGCAGACTTATTTTGTTTCGGTAATTGTCCAAACACAGACTTAGCATTTTCTGGTTGCTTAAATATATTAGATGCATCAGACTTGCTTTCTGGTACTTTAAATACATTTTGACTAATCTTGAATGGATTATTGTTATCATTGACTGCATCACTTTTAGCAAAAAGAGATTTATTTTCAACCTTTTGTTCGAATACACTGCGCCCTTCTGGCGGTTTAAATAGATTAGCAGAATTATTGCTTGAAAATAAACCAGAACCTGCAGACTCTTGAGGCTTTGAAAATGAGAATACATTTTTTGCATTATTCTGAAATATCTTTTCCGGTGAATTCTTGATTATGTCCGTAGACGCAACAGGTATTGCAGGCTTGAATGAGAATACTTTAGGCGGAGATTTAACTTCTGCAGGAGCAATAAATGTACTCAAAGATTTACCAGGACTCAACGTCTTAGATTCTGGTTTAATAAATAGGTGCACTTTAGTTGGCTGTTCTGTATTTATCTCGCCTTTTCTGGTTTGAGATAGTCTTCTGATTTCTTCCTTTAAAGAATTGATATCTTTGTTGCTGTCGTTCATAGTATTATAACCTTGTTCTTCAGCAAGTAACGCGGATTCTTTTAATTTTCCATCTCTTGTAAAACTTGTGTATAGGACATGGTTTTTGTAGTCTGCACTCGGGAGTTGACCGCCAGCAATAACTTCTCCCACCTTGCAGTTCCGTTTGGACTCGATCAGCGATATGGCTCTCGACATAGGATATGGATCGCTATCTTCTATGAAATGGTTTCTGTTTAGAAGTATCGAAAGTTCCTCATCGCGAGAGAAACTTAATCCGTAATGGTTTATGAAACACTTCATGCTCTCGACAGATTCGAAAGCCAGCGCGTTCATCATGTCTTCAGCGGGGTATTTCGAGGTGCCTCGCGGGGCGTACGCTTTGACTATCCTTGCGAGAGCCCTAGCCCGTACATCGTTGAAATATCTCAACAAAATGCAAGCTTGTAAGTAGGTGGCCTTTTCATGGACGAGCCGGAAAAATCTGACATAGTTATTGTTGTCAATAGCATTGAACACTTGCGTGGCAAACGCTAACGGCTCCGACTTCTGGATGTGGCGGGGCAGCTGTTTTATCTGTaaagaaaacattgaatttgtAAGAAGTTTGATTGTTGTTGTTTGtatcttaaggcgattagagtcctcaatccgcgtcaaatgggcattttgtaaagcctactcctcttttactgctagacagaaatagttgaaaaaaatatatgttatacaacagttcaaggactacatttgtgacgtttgaattttcgctacgtctctttgttttggattaaaaaaataaatacgggacatcgattttttacttaaattccctactcctccaaaacggctatgttaatttaaaagatttttgcacgaatagattaggaattctttaatctttaaatgacacgttgcgtttttcaatggaacattactttcattcataaattttacttttgataaattccgaacgttttgctgttgagggggccttcgcggggtgcgggcggcagtcggccgctggccttcagacggggaggttgtgtcagtcgctgcaaactgacattagcgatcaaaatgaattttttctttggctgagttgcaccacctgacgtgacctaactttgaccgtagctttggcgataaccggtgtttttttgtatggagtttgacagatttttgacttttgtcaaatttaaaataagatggtgcaacctagtctttgtttgacaatagtttttatgtcagagttgttcatagagcacgttcagtcagacgatacgattgaattaaggcatgctcggacactattatctacctaaatagaatctattagtgtaaaaaaatcgactccaaaaaaaacggcactagataagtaaaagttgaaaatatattccgttatttatttactaggcctttgcaatcagtatccaaattaggagcgagtcagaatcagtaacttaatcgatttacgtgaagaaaaaaatttatatttttcatacttaggctcggcgcaaatgggccatttagaattagattttcaatatgtttcttcgcgaaaataccacagttaaaaaaataagataaagtggtattgataaattgttctatagagcttattaaaaaatgtggatactgattacaaattcccgtatatcatgattgatattttcggagtcggtgacagcctaccttttggtgattcgttttggagttggttttaatttttggtgaaaattaatttagttcatgcctttagtagactataggtactcaatagaccttgttgttgccactgaaggtgcataggtacacagtacattgataccatatttttcatgttaagtgcaaataaacttccctaaattacctgaccatgaaacgtacctataggctatacttaactaactaactactaactttttaattataaaaagtcTCGTCggtaaaaactgaaatcctcgtataagatgatgaattttgggagcatgtcatgaaactaaaattattagcatacaaaaacttgtttaaaaaaaaaggtttttttcttttaattaattttattatttatgatacggaatttgctgcggcgtagtagcaaagatttttcgttatgtagctcgtaataatttcgaagaatagggatgtttcctgggtaaagcaagagtttgaattagtccgtcggtcaacttaccaaaaaaatactttaaatgtatttttcacttttttaaacttatgaaaatttaaagagataaagcgcgccaaagttcagaagaggcacttgacgttaaggcgtgcttaaaattgttgcgatttgtgacgtcacgcggaatttcatcgcatcataacttcgtaattacttgtttgttgacaaataaaaatatcccgtgtccaatattttttgatagtgtaattgacagactaaaagtgtttttttaagaaactagcctattcctacggccacattccagctccatcatcagaccctgtttgcctttgagaattgaagtaggtaggtactcgtgatttttaaagtagtttacttacataatattacttacttatatttatataaataaataaatacaaatcaaacgagcctaaactcgatggaatcgtttaatcccggagttgggggccactggcattctagctctatcatcagatcgactccatgtcatcacaatattgcattgtcatccgaattacatgtatatccaaaattttaacttaatcaGTTGTtaaaggatttctaataaaaagacgagattaaacactttattcttcataagtgacacaaagagaatgacaatagacaaaagaagaaacatttgcttttttaaaccatagacaatatctactactatgtgttccaatacctacagttgtcgtcaggaagttggtctaacaaattcagcttgcaagattccacccgaagttacctacatattacatgttcaaatttcgagaacggctgaaccgacaaaaacattagaaaatttacgaaaaaaaaatatcccgtacaaaatgttcatggaatgtgttatttttattaaatacctttacgcctgagttaaatgacaccgacatcaaggttcatcaattcaagtttaaaataataggcagtaatgtaatgaaaaaagagcttctattctgtatctacctatgcccgtgtaattttgatcggtgtcaaatcggagttttcgtgcggggtgcgcgggtgtttcgcgtggcgtgaaggtcaaacgcccaaggtcattgaggactctaatcgccttaatctAGACAGTAGCTAAAATATAGTCTGCAAATGATTTCAAATTCCGCAGGAGGTACATTGTCGTAGTGAGTGAAATAAACAAGGTGGCAAATGATGAAACTAACATTATAAGTTATTACTGACCTCCCACCAGAAATTTGCATCGCCCAAGTTAAGTAGCGCGATATATCCTCTGAACTCGGCTTCATTGGGCTTGCTTTCAGGACCCACGTCGGCATACATATGTTTGAGGGTCTGCAGACACTTGGTTAAGTTGTCGGTGTTCAGTTTCTGGTCGAACTGCGTGTGTTCCAAGTCTGCCAGACTGGCGGCGCAATGCGCGTGGAAACGGGCGCACATTTCCACCAGGTTTATTGATACTGGAAATTAGTTTTAATACACTATTAAAATAGGGAttatttttgcagaataatgtACTTAATTTTATGAGCCGTCAAATTCGAACTAAAATACACATTATACCTAATAATTGCATATTGTATTCGTTTTTTACCTGCACAACACAATGCCTGTTGAGTGATATCCTTCCGAATCCCTCGAAACCGATCCCACATGAAATGAAACCAATCGGCCAGTGACAcctgaaacaatatttttatttagcaaCATCGCCACATCATAGAACACAATATACTTGTCGATTAGAGTAGGCGcaaaccgttgatttttcgtcggccgatagtttagtcgggcagttgatcagtatgggcatgtatgggagtgcgcacactacgccgattcgatttggccgattcttcatacaaattaaaatcgggcacaactatcggccaactaaaaatcaacggtgtgcgcctactcttagtgtcAGCGATCTCGTGCAGAAGCGCACGCGCGTGCTAGTACGGGCGCAGGGCACAGCTTGTAACACACGGGAATCGGATCGGATCCAGAATAAGAATGACTCAACGCCCCTCCTCCAACACGGCTTCAGAATTAAGAAGCCTTAACTCACCTGCCGCTTAGTATCAGCGATCTCGTGCAGAAGGTAAGCGCACGTGCGTGCTAGTACGGACGCGGGACGTAGCTCGTAGCACATGGGGATCTCCTGGTCGGCCGAGCTGCGGCTATAGGTACTGACTCCAGTTCCAGAATAAAGAACTCACGTACCTGCCGCTTAGTATCGGCGATCTCGTGTAGAAGGTAAGCGCACGTGCGTGCTTGTACAGACGCAGGGCGCAGCTCATAGCACATGGGGATCTCCTGATCGGCCGAGCAGCGGCTATAGGTACTGACTCCAGTTCCAGAATAAAGAACTCACGTACCTGCCGCTTAGTATCAGCGATCTCGTGCAGCAGGTAAGCGCACGTGCGTGCTAGTACCGACGCAGGACGTAGCTCGTAGCACATGGGGATCTCCTGGTCGGCCGAGCTGCGGCTGTACTGCTTCACGGCGCGCCAGGCCTCCAGCTGCCCGTCCGAGTCTACCACGGTTTCTAGGGTCATGACCTGgggaaagaaagaaatagatGGCATCAGATCAGAGAAATGTGGCAATGGTAGAAGATAAGGGAGAAACTATGATTGCATGATCAATAGACTATTTAAGTAGGACAGACCCTGACAGaccaaaataatattagttttaaCTAACATATAGCTTATGCATAGTTTTACGAAACGGCTTCTTCACATGTCATGATTAACATCTTTAttttgtattcacaaacatcgcATATTTGGACTAAACTTGGACTTTACCTGGCGTTCAGCTTGTCTGTGTAGCAATTCTTTCTCTGGACACATGTCCTGACATGTCCCAATAGTAGCGCCGCCTACTTTAACGCGGGAACCAGCGCCGCCCCATCCTctcaaaattctataaaaaaatatcactgtatttaaaaacaataaattgttttctaATGAAATGGCACATCATTGATGTTCAATGGCACTTCAGTTTCTtaacaaatgaaatattttactaataaatagctTAGTTTTACagataaattttaatgtattaaaattaagtcATGAAATTTCTAACCTGTCCCTAGCTTCCAATGTCCGCCATTGATCGTCTGGGGTTAATGAGACTCGGGACCTCAGCTGATGCAGTTCAGATGCTGCTTCCAAAGTGCTTAGGCTGCTCTGAATGGAAGGCATTGGGATGGGTGACTCAGTCCCACTAGCTGGTTGCATCCTGTCATCAAAATAATgtgtcaattattattattattatagctttATAAATCCACAGTTGTTACagtttcatttaaaattaattaagtatttctcTTGATTGTGGCCCCACTTGGGTAAAAGCCTCCTCCATCATTTTGATGGAGGGTGGTGGTCTACTTCCCCCACGGTGACCAGCCGTATTGGGAGAGAGTTTTTGTTGTGTAAGATGTTGTTGTCGTTTACTGTAGTTAAATTTTCGTTTCCGGTGTGATGAGTTGCATTGGTTGTATTCGTTCCTGGTTTCGTTTGAGGCGGAGTTCGGTCTAGCTCGAAATGTATCGAATCTCTTGTTAAGTTTTTTTGGAGGGGCAGCTGTTATATTTTTAGTGTCTTTCTGATTTTCTTTTGGTGACTTAGATGGTGATCTTTTCCTTTTAGCTTCATCCACATCCCTATGCTTGACTATAAGTTTGTCGTATCTTATAAACGCTATCTTCCCTTGCCTTTCTTCTTGCTCTTTTTTCTCTTTTAgttctttcctttttttaagGACATCCCTTGGGTAGTCTTCAGTAGCATATATGTCAGATGgaaagtttttattgtttttcaggACTTCGTACTTTCGCCATGTCAGTGTAAGAGTTATGAGTATTGGTCTCTTTTTCTCGGTATTTTTCTTCCCAAGTCTTCTCACATTGCTGATTTCCCACTTGTCCCAGTCTTGCATTCCTTCCACTTTTTGGGAGATTTTATTTAACATCTCTATTACTTTATTCCTGAGGTCACTATCGTTTGCTTCATTTTCAGGAACTCCGTGTAATATAATGTTGTTTTTCCTAGTTTCCCTTTCCAAGACTTGTACTCGCGATTGTAGGTTTTGAActtcttcttttaattttatattctcCTCCAAAAGTGGTTTCAGCTTTTCATCTATAGTTTTTGAGAGGCTTGTGTTGAAACTTTCAACTAATTTTACATTTTGCATCTTGAAGTCTGTTTTCATTTCTTCCATTTTTGCTAGTATCACTTTCAAGTCCATTTCTACTATTTGGTAGATTTCTTTTGTTTCTGGCAATAGTTTTGCTGTGGCAACACTGACCCAGTCACAGTTAGCCGGAAATCGTTCACCGCTCTTTATTTTGTTTGGCGTTTAGTGGGTTAGTTAATGTGTCAATTATCTTTATCAAATAATTTTTGTCCTGTTCCATTTGTGGTCGTCAAGTCTGGCCTGACGTCTATGATATGATGTTAGTTTGATAAAAAGAATACTTACATGGATGGATGCTTTTTCACAACTGGAATCTTCGGTGTTGTTTTAGGTGATCTCATGATTATTTTGGGCTTGATTGCACCtgataaaataattacttttgGTTAACATTGCTAAAACTAAGaacctgattttgaataaaatattatgtattttactttgcttCCTCAATTCGTATGTTGGAGCTCCACCCATTGCTGACAATTCTTCCTCTACTTCAGAATCGGGAACCCAATCTGGATCGTCATCCTTCTTAACACTCTTTCTTCTCCTGTAATAAGGGAATTTATTACCATTTCAAATAGACATTGTAAGAATAATCATAGCATTAATGTTAGTAAAAAGTACGTACACTCTGACTTTTGTGCGTGTGACATCAAACATAAACCCATCGAAGGCTCCGGCATTAAGCACTGCTCGTTCCGCAGCACTAGGCTGGTCATACTCAACCATACACATTTGCCTCTTCGGAAATAGTCGGATTTGCTGCACACGGCCAAATTTAAGGAAGTGCTTCTTTGCTGCACTTGTTTCGAACAATCCTTCAGGGACATTGGTACACCTAGAATGTAGATTGATAGATATTTACAAACTCTTTCAAAGAACGAAACATGGATACGTAGTTAGACGCTTTTCTATCCAGAATATGCTCATTACAACGCAGAATTGGTCAAAAGAGATCGAATTTCAATAGAACAGCCATAAATAGGGGGTAAACTTGATCACAAGATTTTTGAATTACTGAACAACACTCACGTCACCGATGTTTTGGAGTTTACATTTTCTGCAGCCGGGCTCTTCAACTTTTTCCGAGGGCTTTTTGCCAGCTCCATCGTTGAGCTGATGTTGTGATGGAAATAGGAATTACGACGTTCACAAGCACCAAACAAACATCACGAGGTCAAATGCACAAGATTATAGAAGGAGGTTATTACTAATTTACATCATAAAGAGATTATTTAAGTACTGATTAAGCGAAGCACTGGAAAATGAAAACAGACTTAATTTTGTACTAGGAACGAATAATCACCACAAAACTATGAGCGTGGTTTTTTTTAGAAGCCATCGATTGCAACAATTTTGACAATTCTCGACTCCAGGACAATGGGAATGACATTAATGACAGTTGGCAGTTTAAATGTCCGAaacaatcataatcatttcaatcAACCTCAGTCCagtattaaaacatttaaataatttttgttttaaccaCTGTTATAAACTTATGAACTTATTATCTTgtactaaattaataaaatttcaaatggctttataaaaaaaatatttcatcttttttaaataaaaaagaagaaaagaaagGAACTTCCGTTTCGGAACgtatgaaacatttttttatttgctttgtTGGCAATAGGAATCTTTTATTCATCTTAGAAAATTtggaatgaaaaatatttattcagttagGAGAAGGGATGGCATTATTATAATAAGAAATCTGTTCATAATTTCTAGTGGCCacattattaaacaaaattaagaaTTTGTAAGAAAACCATAATGATAATTTTCCTTCGAAAAGGTATTTAACTTTATGGAgaaatcaaatatttatcttgtaTCCTCTCTCTACTAAGGTCTCTACTGAGCATTTCTTTAACATTTCTAGTATCCTAAGATCTCGTAGTAGATTAATCAGGTCTACAATTTATAGGATGTTGGATGTAGGGTAGATTAGAACTTCGAATGCTTTAAAATATAGTCACTACGACTTAGTAtgtttatgtaagtaataaccCGATTGTGCCCAATAACAATCAGCATTCCGTTAATATTATTGGAACCCCGATCCACTCTACTCCTAAAGATCGCTTTTCATTTTTGGTTTTCTCAGGACTTCAGACCTTAAGCCTTGTACCAAGATATGCTCTGGTTACCAGCCAACTAGATCTGCTAAAAGCCTATATGGGTCAGTAAGAGCTAGAAGACGGCAATAGGCCATAGTaacaattaaaaaaagcaaATGCCGATGACGACAATCTGGCTGCGCCCGCGATGATGTAAGCGGCAGCCGCCCAGTTCCGGCAGTACTTGCCGGATGTGCGTGTCACTTTCTAACGCACTTTAGTCACTTCACATTTGAACATCCGTAAGGCTAATGTCTTATGTGAATCAGGTTGATCGAATCTTCGTGATGAATGGTCTAAGAAGCTGTACCTAATCATCATGTACCAGTTGATTGTTAAGCGATAAGTTTTTAAGCTGTGGGTTCCTGCAAATTTTTCGTAGCACTACCtacagtaagtaggtaggtatagcctATGGTTTCGGAGAGTTACAtctgcatattttttttaacaaatacgTTAGGCACTGCTGAATCAGCAGCCCGACATCAGATGTCGACGATGTCGTCATCAGCAGCAGCTTAAAGAATTCTGTAAAAAGTAATGATGATACAAAAGCTCTAATCGTGAGTGACGCTACTTAATGTTCTGTGGTGAAGCCTTCAGTCTGGTCTGTGGTCTGGTCCATTGCACAAAACCATATTCAAGACTTTAGTCCCTGCCAAAGAGAGAATATATTGCTAAACATGATCTGTTTCATCGTGTTGTTAGATAAAGATGCTAACATGAGGTCCAAAGCTGTTTCGGGAACGCCGCGGCGCAAGAATGCTTGCCTGAGACTATTGCGGCACCCAGGGTAAGTGGATTCCTGTAACAagattaaatgaaaccatctcTTTACCACCTGAGAAACGTCAGAAAATCACGGACTTGACCAGAAAATTCTCTAATGTACAAAAGTGTACAATAAGAGAATTCGCCCAACTTATCGGGAGGAAAGAACAGGCAATAAATAACTACGTGGAAAAGCGTTCATCGTTAGTAATCTCAAGTTCGTATAAGTAATTGTAAGCTTTAAATAATTTGCGAAGATTTTTTA
This window contains:
- the LOC135075228 gene encoding uncharacterized protein LOC135075228, whose product is MELAKSPRKKLKSPAAENVNSKTSVTCTNVPEGLFETSAAKKHFLKFGRVQQIRLFPKRQMCMVEYDQPSAAERAVLNAGAFDGFMFDVTRTKVRVRRKSVKKDDDPDWVPDSEVEEELSAMGGAPTYELRKQSAIKPKIIMRSPKTTPKIPVVKKHPSMMQPASGTESPIPMPSIQSSLSTLEAASELHQLRSRVSLTPDDQWRTLEARDRILRGWGGAGSRVKVGGATIGTCQDMCPEKELLHRQAERQVMTLETVVDSDGQLEAWRAVKQYSRSSADQEIPMCYELRPASVLARTCAYLLHEIADTKRQVSLADWFHFMWDRFRGIRKDITQQALCCAVSINLVEMCARFHAHCAASLADLEHTQFDQKLNTDNLTKCLQTLKHMYADVGPESKPNEAEFRGYIALLNLGDANFWWEIKQLPRHIQKSEPLAFATQVFNAIDNNNYVRFFRLVHEKATYLQACILLRYFNDVRARALARIVKAYAPRGTSKYPAEDMMNALAFESVESMKCFINHYGLSFSRDEELSILLNRNHFIEDSDPYPMSRAISLIESKRNCKVGEVIAGGQLPSADYKNHVLYTSFTRDGKLKESALLAEEQGYNTMNDSNKDINSLKEEIRRLSQTRKGEINTEQPTKVHLFIKPESKTLSPGKSLSTFIAPAEVKSPPKVFSFKPAIPVASTDIIKNSPEKIFQNNAKNVFSFSKPQESAGSGLFSSNNSANLFKPPEGRSVFEQKVENKSLFAKSDAVNDNNNPFKISQNVFKVPESKSDASNIFKQPENAKSVFGQLPKQNKSAESIFAKAKDSIPFDQPDSTVESNNASIFGKPFANKESENDPKNIFKSVVKSNTFMAADKNIFSSADGFGMKKSLFSTNGDVPNNKLSPGSLFKSALNPQNGTTDSKLYSIFPTKNKGPSVAANIFQSVANANEQSSVYDFKEDEGQGDQQQIENDKRLKEAEMMIQEQLRKQEEERIEAIKRQEEVRRKEEERRKEEERRKEEERRKEEMRRKQEEQRQLEEKRRKEEERRKQEELRRKIEEEKKAELKRLEEERKFKERVEKESSEVTNELINEINDETILVVMKEEKEKFDNLMSYADDVTEEVLSNLCDEMCHSEMKAEKFWTDKLMKKWFHVWRKQLRINLKRRSLLEDTPVWLTDRTPLEEAQSLRRFVENAALKNMNSIHRGYKFSGELKQLPPPEPFNLMEIIKSPLLKRMKQINYPYDKCFFWKLTLVSPGAMKWLYKKIEIEKWLLDAFSDKKKHASDNLVQVGKQSWNNLMDFAISVSLINAEKNNCSTEAIEGTNGLLFYATEKDFQFSNFSGKVEVTLKNKHPYQIVPVAIIMPKLEEMREYNVLESSLTRLIQNNVISAFKIFVIDHTNISESLNIATKSAMKWLAKKYPPNPPLEIDFLKSICQRYLGNEIWCRLKTESDGRVKMILRDLQKLVQCYNIAVDKLTALITNEDLFNYSSFPLEFKVYLDENSPYPKPYEFIPSSAKTSENVTAIRNLMNRLKLPYPSSQFYPTSVCSMQQEIRKYCNQIGWFENPEQVVCKVVALLPNQFADLAMPRDQFNMLFAHYDLIDILNIIVYEKINGLNTFENRYAIYDRSTLDDYRNSHWLHSIDIIANLKHKPEESDDDIDILIEAKRRKIAVDSMEYLMLEDKDSTIVEENIKATDESISRYNNCSEAVKQLEQQIEDERKKSMELENLLRLALSDV